In Vibrio hippocampi, the following are encoded in one genomic region:
- a CDS encoding DNA-3-methyladenine glycosylase 2 family protein → MRVAQDLQQYRTARLSRDARFDGAFFVAVKTTGIFCRPICPAKLPKEDNVEYFDHAPAAIQAGYRPCLRCRPDSAPESWAWKGTETSFQRGRALVEAGALNQGNIEDLCQRLGISSRYFRQLFQTHLGMSPKMYSQYHQLMFAKQLLHDSHLAIGEVAYACGFNSVRRFNDAFKKYLHLTPTQVRKQLSVQPRQNVLYLSYRGDFAWEWLLNFYQLRAIEGVESVDSESYQRFVDLEGDLAWFRISKNRLKNKSIKVEFKLDDATKLYSLIDKIKSLFDINADTQHIEAHLVAQDKKIVRIPGIRVPGVWSVWEAGVRAILGQQVSVKAAIGQLNLLCQTLNYSLSQQLVFPPPDLLANADLSFLRMPEQRKQTLKRFAQYMCQSESLDIEDWLNIKGIGPWTVNYVRMRAGHDPDVFLDGDLVVKKYLTQHLTNAQANFSPWGSYATLHCWSHY, encoded by the coding sequence ATGAGAGTGGCGCAGGATTTACAACAATATCGGACCGCACGTTTATCAAGAGATGCACGCTTTGACGGAGCGTTTTTCGTTGCTGTCAAAACAACGGGCATATTCTGTCGCCCAATCTGTCCTGCAAAGCTACCAAAAGAAGACAATGTTGAGTACTTTGACCACGCGCCAGCCGCTATTCAAGCGGGTTATAGACCCTGTTTGCGATGCCGACCGGATAGCGCGCCCGAGTCTTGGGCTTGGAAAGGTACAGAAACCAGTTTTCAGCGTGGGCGTGCATTGGTAGAGGCGGGAGCATTGAATCAAGGAAACATCGAAGATTTGTGTCAGAGGCTGGGTATATCGAGTCGTTACTTTAGACAACTGTTCCAAACTCATCTCGGTATGTCGCCAAAGATGTATAGCCAGTATCATCAATTAATGTTCGCGAAACAACTGCTACACGACAGTCACCTTGCGATTGGAGAGGTGGCCTATGCTTGTGGTTTTAATAGCGTAAGGCGCTTTAATGATGCGTTTAAGAAATATCTTCATTTGACACCGACTCAGGTACGAAAACAGTTATCTGTGCAGCCGCGACAAAATGTGCTTTATCTCAGTTATCGCGGAGACTTTGCTTGGGAATGGTTACTCAATTTCTATCAACTTAGAGCGATTGAAGGCGTTGAGTCTGTGGATAGTGAAAGTTATCAACGCTTTGTCGATCTAGAAGGTGACTTGGCTTGGTTCCGAATCAGCAAAAATAGGCTTAAAAACAAGAGTATAAAGGTAGAATTTAAACTCGATGATGCCACAAAGTTGTATTCTCTGATCGATAAAATTAAGTCCTTGTTTGATATCAATGCGGATACGCAGCATATCGAGGCGCATTTAGTGGCTCAAGACAAAAAGATTGTGCGTATCCCAGGAATTCGAGTGCCCGGTGTGTGGTCTGTTTGGGAGGCAGGGGTTCGAGCGATTCTAGGTCAGCAAGTATCTGTGAAAGCGGCGATCGGTCAATTAAATCTACTTTGCCAAACCCTCAACTATTCTTTGTCACAACAGCTCGTTTTTCCACCTCCTGATCTGTTAGCAAATGCGGATCTCAGCTTCTTGCGGATGCCCGAACAGCGCAAACAAACGCTTAAGAGGTTTGCTCAATACATGTGTCAATCTGAGTCATTAGATATTGAGGACTGGCTGAATATTAAGGGTATTGGTCCATGGACGGTCAATTATGTGCGTATGCGTGCTGGACATGATCCGGATGTCTTTCTTGATGGTGATCTTGTGGTTAAAAAGTATCTCACGCAGCACTTAACAAACGCTCAGGCAAATTTTTCACCTTGGGGCAGTTATGCCACTTTACACTGTTGGAGTCATTATTAA
- a CDS encoding PhzF family phenazine biosynthesis protein, with the protein MQLDVFQVNAFTNEPFRGNPAGVVITEDPLATSLMLSIAKEMALSETAFLTLNDQRLRWFTPKSEVALCGHGTLAMVQVMSEMGLLDATGQYQFQTLSGTLPVIKQGARISMTFPRYDVIPSTQDSSVKLQALGLRQDDLICHKEIEGGKDLFVLKSEEQLHHLKPNFHQLMQTDGRAIIVTAKSSRGDVDFTARYFAPWVGVDEDPVTGSAFCALAPFWSGRLDKHHLVGYQDSERGGYVAALVKQDSVEISGQAVTLIKGTLML; encoded by the coding sequence ATGCAGCTAGATGTTTTCCAAGTGAACGCTTTCACCAATGAACCCTTTCGAGGTAATCCTGCCGGCGTGGTGATTACCGAAGACCCCCTTGCGACGTCGTTGATGTTGTCCATTGCAAAAGAGATGGCGTTATCGGAAACCGCCTTTCTGACTTTGAATGATCAGCGTTTACGCTGGTTTACGCCTAAAAGTGAAGTTGCACTTTGTGGTCACGGAACCTTGGCAATGGTGCAGGTGATGTCTGAGATGGGGTTGCTGGATGCGACTGGACAATATCAGTTTCAGACGCTTTCAGGCACCTTGCCAGTCATTAAACAAGGCGCTCGAATCTCAATGACTTTCCCTCGCTATGATGTCATTCCTAGCACACAAGACAGTTCGGTTAAGTTGCAGGCACTCGGTCTACGGCAGGATGATCTTATCTGTCATAAAGAGATAGAAGGAGGCAAAGATTTATTTGTCCTCAAGAGTGAAGAACAGTTGCATCACCTCAAGCCTAATTTTCACCAACTTATGCAAACCGATGGTCGAGCGATTATTGTTACGGCTAAATCGTCACGCGGTGATGTGGACTTTACTGCGCGTTACTTTGCGCCTTGGGTAGGCGTTGATGAAGACCCAGTGACTGGGTCGGCATTTTGTGCATTGGCGCCATTTTGGTCAGGTAGATTAGACAAGCACCATTTGGTCGGTTATCAAGACTCGGAACGTGGCGGCTATGTCGCCGCTTTAGTTAAGCAAGATAGCGTGGAGATTAGTGGTCAAGCGGTGACGCTCATTAAAGGCACATTGATGCTTTGA
- a CDS encoding methylated-DNA--[protein]-cysteine S-methyltransferase, with protein MKYYTTMESPLGTVTIQTTDIGLTGIWFENHTTMPSELGEHNQQHEVLRLAKQQLQAYFAGQLTQFDLPLAATGTAFQQQVWQALTEIEFGESLSYQQLANRIGNPKAVRAVGAANGKNPISIVVPCHRVIGANGSLTGYAGGIEVKKQLLKLENIDIK; from the coding sequence ATGAAGTACTACACCACAATGGAGAGCCCTTTGGGGACTGTCACCATACAGACCACCGATATCGGTCTTACTGGAATTTGGTTTGAAAATCACACCACCATGCCAAGCGAGTTGGGTGAGCACAACCAGCAACATGAAGTGTTACGGCTTGCAAAGCAGCAGTTACAGGCGTATTTCGCAGGTCAACTCACTCAATTTGATCTTCCTTTAGCAGCAACGGGAACGGCATTTCAGCAGCAAGTTTGGCAGGCATTGACCGAGATTGAGTTTGGAGAATCGTTAAGCTACCAGCAACTCGCCAACCGTATTGGTAATCCTAAAGCGGTCAGAGCCGTGGGAGCCGCCAATGGAAAGAACCCGATATCTATTGTCGTGCCTTGTCATCGCGTCATCGGCGCCAACGGTTCGTTGACGGGTTATGCTGGAGGCATTGAGGTCAAAAAGCAGTTATTAAAACTTGAAAACATCGATATTAAGTAA
- a CDS encoding sodium:solute symporter family protein, giving the protein MDLNVFIVGIYFLFLIAIGWMFRTFTSTTSDYFRGGGSMLWWMVGATAFMTQFSAWTFTGAAGKAYADGFAVAVIFLANAFGYLMNYLYFAPKFRQLRVVTVIEAIRMRFGKFNEQVFTWSGMPNSVISAGIWLNGLAIIASGIFGFDMTTTIILTGLVVLVMSVTGGSWAVIASDFMQMVIIMSVTVTCAVVAIIQGGGVGEIVNNFPVQEGASFVSGNNLNYLSIFGIWAFFIFFKQFSITNNMLNSYRYLAAKDSKNAKKAALLACILMTMGPLIWFMPSWFIAGQGVDLAAQYPDAGSKAGDFAYLYFVQEYMPAGMVGLLIAAMFAATMSSMDSGLNRNSGIFVKNFYEPILRPQASEKELVLVSKLTSTFFGIAIILVALFINSLKGLSLFDTMMYVGALIGFPMTIPAFCGFFIKKTPDWAGWGTLVMGGIVSYFVGFVINAEMVQGWFNLEPLTGREWSDLKVAIGLIGHLIFTAGFFCLSTLFYKPLSDERQQDVDKFFENLDTPLVAESTAQKKLDNKQRRMLGSLIAVAGVGVMAMFLLPNPLWGRLVFILCGAIVMGVGLLLVKAVDETVENASDDEATA; this is encoded by the coding sequence ATGGATCTCAATGTTTTTATTGTAGGTATCTACTTCCTATTCTTGATTGCAATAGGTTGGATGTTCAGAACATTCACTAGTACAACTAGTGATTATTTCCGAGGCGGCGGTAGCATGCTTTGGTGGATGGTAGGCGCAACAGCGTTTATGACCCAGTTTTCTGCTTGGACCTTTACCGGTGCAGCAGGTAAAGCTTATGCGGATGGTTTTGCGGTAGCAGTTATCTTCTTAGCAAACGCTTTTGGCTACTTAATGAACTACCTATACTTTGCGCCAAAATTCCGCCAACTTCGTGTTGTTACGGTAATTGAAGCAATTCGTATGCGCTTTGGTAAGTTCAATGAGCAAGTATTTACTTGGTCTGGTATGCCAAACAGTGTTATCTCAGCAGGTATCTGGCTAAATGGTCTAGCGATCATCGCATCGGGTATCTTCGGCTTTGACATGACGACAACAATTATCCTAACTGGTCTTGTTGTTCTAGTAATGTCTGTAACTGGCGGCTCTTGGGCGGTTATCGCATCTGACTTCATGCAGATGGTTATCATCATGTCGGTTACCGTGACTTGTGCTGTTGTTGCTATTATTCAAGGCGGCGGTGTTGGCGAGATCGTGAACAACTTCCCTGTACAAGAAGGTGCATCATTCGTTTCAGGTAACAACCTAAACTACCTAAGCATCTTTGGTATCTGGGCATTCTTTATCTTCTTCAAGCAGTTCAGCATCACCAACAACATGCTTAACTCTTACCGTTACCTAGCGGCGAAAGACTCTAAGAACGCGAAAAAAGCAGCACTTCTAGCTTGTATCCTTATGACTATGGGTCCACTAATTTGGTTCATGCCATCTTGGTTTATCGCAGGTCAAGGTGTAGACCTAGCCGCTCAGTACCCAGATGCGGGTTCTAAAGCGGGTGACTTTGCTTACCTATACTTCGTTCAAGAGTACATGCCTGCAGGTATGGTTGGTCTACTGATTGCTGCAATGTTTGCTGCAACTATGTCTTCTATGGACTCAGGTCTAAACCGTAACTCTGGTATCTTCGTTAAGAACTTCTACGAGCCGATTCTACGTCCACAGGCGTCTGAAAAAGAGCTAGTACTTGTTTCTAAGCTAACGTCTACTTTCTTCGGTATCGCAATCATCCTAGTCGCGTTGTTCATCAACTCGCTAAAAGGTCTGAGCCTGTTCGATACCATGATGTACGTTGGTGCCCTAATCGGCTTCCCAATGACTATCCCTGCATTCTGTGGTTTCTTCATCAAGAAGACGCCAGACTGGGCTGGTTGGGGTACGCTAGTAATGGGTGGTATCGTTTCTTACTTCGTTGGTTTTGTTATCAATGCAGAAATGGTACAAGGCTGGTTTAACCTAGAGCCTCTAACGGGTCGTGAGTGGTCAGATCTTAAAGTGGCTATCGGTCTAATCGGTCACCTAATCTTTACAGCTGGCTTCTTCTGCCTATCGACTCTGTTCTACAAGCCTCTATCTGACGAGCGTCAGCAAGACGTAGACAAGTTCTTCGAAAACCTAGACACGCCACTAGTGGCAGAGTCTACAGCTCAGAAGAAACTGGACAACAAACAGCGTCGTATGCTTGGTTCACTAATCGCAGTCGCGGGTGTCGGTGTAATGGCTATGTTCCTACTACCAAACCCACTATGGGGTCGTCTAGTGTTCATCTTGTGTGGTGCAATCGTAATGGGTGTAGGTCTGTTGCTTGTTAAAGCCGTTGATGAGACTGTTGAAAATGCTTCTGATGATGAAGCGACAGCATAA
- a CDS encoding DMT family transporter: MNKVTHQAILLLVLANLLASFSDVSLKVLNGEVPTFQYVFIRQLMSVLILMPLWLRLPKQKRFEGCGKIAFLRAQFILVGSACAMVAITHLTLATANAMFYVGPLMMLPLSMVLLAERPTKQKAIATLIGFCGVLIVLRPDQFHWAMIVALGSALGLAMGNILVKKLPSDHHIVSTLFWTSVMTLPVSLVLALREWTDINTVQLGWILAINLFVLGYHALVVLAYNKAPANQIALAEYSGLVFVTLFGVMWFDEIPDLLTLMGIALIVVPMMPIRWHKLIRRKPTPAQTLAE, encoded by the coding sequence ATGAATAAAGTGACCCATCAAGCCATACTGCTATTGGTATTGGCCAATCTACTTGCGTCTTTTTCTGATGTTTCTCTAAAAGTACTCAACGGTGAAGTGCCGACATTCCAATACGTGTTTATTCGTCAGCTAATGAGTGTGTTGATCTTAATGCCTCTGTGGTTAAGACTGCCAAAACAGAAACGCTTTGAAGGGTGTGGCAAAATCGCCTTTTTGCGTGCGCAGTTCATCTTAGTCGGTAGTGCTTGTGCCATGGTCGCAATCACTCACCTGACACTCGCGACCGCTAACGCCATGTTTTACGTTGGTCCATTAATGATGTTGCCGCTTTCTATGGTTTTACTGGCTGAGCGTCCAACAAAGCAGAAAGCGATAGCGACTCTGATTGGCTTCTGCGGCGTGCTGATTGTTCTAAGACCGGACCAATTTCACTGGGCTATGATCGTTGCATTGGGGAGTGCTCTGGGTCTTGCTATGGGTAACATTCTGGTGAAGAAGCTGCCTTCCGATCACCACATTGTTTCAACCCTGTTCTGGACATCAGTCATGACCCTGCCGGTTTCTCTCGTTCTTGCCCTCAGAGAGTGGACCGATATTAATACCGTTCAGTTAGGGTGGATTTTGGCGATCAACCTGTTTGTTCTTGGATACCATGCTCTGGTCGTGTTGGCTTACAACAAAGCACCCGCGAACCAAATTGCGCTTGCTGAATACTCTGGTTTAGTCTTTGTCACGCTATTTGGTGTGATGTGGTTTGATGAAATCCCAGACCTATTGACCTTGATGGGTATTGCCTTAATTGTCGTGCCTATGATGCCTATTCGTTGGCACAAGCTAATAAGACGCAAGCCTACCCCAGCACAAACTCTTGCTGAGTAG
- the maoP gene encoding DUF413 domain-containing protein produces the protein MSNFSNTDFRLGKKPFYDNKKFRRGFAKSGDFTIAEEDILIRYGDTLSLLESGELRPETELEQQFLQVLALEKAPESKIEKAWMKYVHLARDRKKFHTLNSKKSIADSESDDGYSDASDVNDDIIDSDDDGGDD, from the coding sequence ATGTCTAATTTCTCTAATACAGACTTTCGGCTAGGAAAAAAGCCGTTTTATGACAATAAAAAATTTCGCCGTGGGTTTGCAAAATCCGGTGATTTCACCATTGCTGAAGAGGATATCCTGATCCGTTATGGTGATACGTTAAGCTTACTTGAATCGGGCGAGCTACGACCCGAAACCGAATTAGAACAACAGTTCTTACAGGTACTCGCTCTGGAAAAAGCGCCAGAGAGTAAGATAGAAAAGGCATGGATGAAATATGTTCACCTTGCACGGGATAGAAAGAAGTTTCATACCCTAAACAGCAAGAAGTCCATTGCTGACAGTGAAAGTGATGATGGCTATTCTGATGCTTCAGATGTCAACGATGACATCATCGATAGTGATGACGATGGTGGCGACGATTAA
- a CDS encoding GGDEF domain-containing protein — translation MKDHDFKKSTANLKKAVPLMVKHHVPTTPENYALWYTYVSEIVPELNKEIDLLLKNYEAMPVVSGEVLYRNHIAGKAEVDLGNLKQNMEAMAVELSNSMTDAISDTSHFAEVLTTSFDSISTKLEQEKTPTLDEVMPMIRELVDEARDIRDSTDFLHDQLKSAGDEITKLKKQLARVQCDAMFDSMTKLYNRGTFDKDLSLFCDAQQPLSLILLDIDHFKSFNDDLGHVFGDTILKGIAARLLQSCQGGITAYRFGGEEFALIVPNKPLRVARQMAESLRLAIEKMTIKDRRRGKTVGNITASFGVAELAPEDDSIRLSERADKQLYSAKRAGRNRVMPY, via the coding sequence ATGAAGGATCATGATTTTAAGAAGTCGACAGCAAATCTAAAGAAAGCCGTACCGCTAATGGTGAAACACCATGTTCCCACTACTCCCGAAAACTACGCACTGTGGTACACCTACGTCTCGGAAATCGTGCCAGAGCTCAATAAAGAGATCGACCTACTACTGAAAAATTATGAGGCCATGCCGGTGGTAAGCGGTGAAGTTCTCTATCGCAATCATATCGCTGGTAAAGCGGAAGTAGATCTGGGCAACCTGAAGCAAAATATGGAAGCGATGGCAGTTGAACTTTCCAACTCCATGACTGACGCAATATCGGATACCTCGCACTTTGCCGAGGTTTTAACGACTAGCTTTGATTCTATCTCAACCAAACTGGAACAAGAAAAAACGCCGACACTCGATGAAGTCATGCCCATGATTCGCGAGTTAGTCGATGAAGCCCGAGACATTCGAGACTCCACCGACTTTTTACACGATCAGTTAAAAAGCGCGGGCGATGAGATCACTAAATTGAAAAAGCAACTTGCTCGCGTTCAGTGTGATGCCATGTTTGACAGCATGACCAAACTCTACAATCGAGGCACCTTTGACAAAGATCTATCGCTGTTTTGCGATGCTCAACAACCGTTAAGTCTAATATTGCTCGATATCGACCACTTCAAAAGCTTCAATGATGACTTAGGGCATGTGTTTGGAGACACCATACTCAAAGGCATCGCCGCTCGGTTGCTACAAAGCTGTCAAGGCGGCATCACTGCTTATCGTTTCGGAGGGGAAGAGTTTGCTCTCATTGTGCCCAATAAGCCGTTAAGGGTGGCGAGACAGATGGCAGAATCACTGCGTTTAGCTATTGAAAAAATGACCATTAAAGACCGCAGAAGGGGCAAAACGGTAGGCAATATTACCGCTTCATTTGGTGTCGCCGAATTGGCACCAGAAGACGATAGCATTCGCCTCTCTGAAAGAGCAGACAAGCAATTGTATAGTGCAAAACGTGCGGGTAGAAACCGCGTCATGCCTTACTAA
- a CDS encoding methyl-accepting chemotaxis protein, whose amino-acid sequence MNVMKLGFKSKLILATTITTAVSLIATSVLSYNSLQDQVNQRILGNIDASLSREVTQLEDQVQRTIDAVNAVADELKSGKVDHVPQETLMHIAYQVGGVDKMFVGYDDGSSYTSRPSESFPNGVGIKSKYDPRTRPWYSGSKRQSGLSLSDLFFTKSDQTPMIGVTYNLGNGVIMADIRFNKVREELEGLNYISEAKAFVIDEKGMVVASTLEGVNAQTNVQDSILANQVNQFVANPGQFSESNINGVDSLVVTKPIELGKQTTWQMVVAVNKDIALSDLTAASQKAIFTILLAILVSIAAVILILNKLYQPIQSLKAIVNDLARGNGDLTQRLEVKSTDDLGQIALSINQFIDGLQVMLRDVRAATTELGSKTRIIEEGSKHTHHTLETHTNETTQIVTAIDELSNSSVVVEQHSGSAAEAANKASDYSDETKQINSVTQQHIVDLEQQIASTSEDIAEMADETQSIQSIVNVIGSIAEQTNLLALNASIEAARAGEHGRGFAVVADEVRALANRTQVSTSEIENALTKLQDKSERLVSSIEHTKRNCNDTREQVDQAVTMLETLDQQIETISGFNAEISTSSSEQNTVIQSVNENIHRINDLVMALNELSDKQVTESADIMLLNERVEGLIGRFKV is encoded by the coding sequence ATGAACGTAATGAAATTGGGCTTTAAGTCTAAACTAATACTTGCTACCACAATTACCACCGCTGTTTCGCTAATCGCGACCAGCGTGCTGTCGTATAATTCGTTGCAAGACCAAGTTAACCAACGCATCCTTGGTAACATTGATGCCTCCCTATCTCGCGAAGTGACTCAACTAGAGGATCAGGTACAGCGAACCATTGACGCGGTTAATGCCGTTGCTGATGAACTAAAATCGGGAAAAGTCGACCATGTGCCTCAAGAAACGTTGATGCATATTGCTTATCAGGTTGGTGGTGTCGATAAAATGTTCGTCGGCTATGATGACGGCTCTTCTTATACTTCGCGCCCTTCTGAATCTTTCCCTAACGGTGTTGGCATCAAGAGCAAGTACGACCCTCGAACTCGTCCTTGGTATTCTGGTTCAAAGCGTCAGTCTGGTCTGTCACTCAGTGACCTTTTCTTCACAAAGAGTGACCAAACTCCAATGATCGGTGTGACCTACAACTTAGGTAACGGCGTTATCATGGCGGACATTCGTTTCAATAAGGTAAGGGAAGAGCTCGAAGGCTTGAACTACATCAGTGAAGCAAAAGCGTTTGTGATTGATGAAAAAGGCATGGTGGTTGCGTCGACTCTTGAAGGTGTCAATGCGCAAACTAACGTTCAAGACTCTATTCTTGCAAACCAAGTAAACCAGTTTGTTGCAAATCCAGGTCAGTTCTCAGAGAGCAATATCAATGGCGTTGACTCGCTAGTGGTGACAAAGCCTATCGAACTGGGCAAGCAAACGACATGGCAAATGGTTGTGGCAGTAAACAAAGACATCGCGCTGTCTGATCTCACCGCTGCAAGCCAAAAAGCCATCTTTACTATCCTTTTAGCGATTCTAGTTTCTATCGCTGCAGTGATTCTGATTCTAAATAAACTTTATCAGCCAATTCAGTCTCTAAAAGCGATCGTGAACGACCTTGCTCGTGGTAATGGTGACCTAACCCAGCGTTTAGAAGTGAAAAGCACCGATGACCTAGGTCAGATTGCGCTCAGCATCAACCAATTCATTGATGGTCTACAGGTGATGTTGCGCGATGTCCGTGCAGCGACGACTGAGTTGGGCAGCAAGACTCGAATCATCGAAGAAGGCTCTAAGCATACACACCACACGTTGGAAACGCACACCAACGAAACCACTCAGATCGTGACTGCGATTGATGAGCTATCAAACTCTTCTGTGGTGGTTGAGCAACACTCTGGTTCCGCTGCAGAAGCTGCAAACAAAGCGTCTGATTACAGTGATGAAACCAAACAGATCAACAGCGTTACTCAGCAGCATATCGTTGACCTAGAGCAACAAATTGCCAGCACATCGGAAGATATCGCTGAAATGGCAGACGAAACGCAAAGCATTCAGTCTATCGTTAATGTGATCGGTAGCATTGCAGAGCAGACTAACCTACTGGCACTGAACGCGTCGATTGAGGCAGCACGTGCAGGTGAACATGGTCGTGGTTTCGCGGTCGTTGCCGATGAAGTTCGTGCCCTTGCGAATCGTACTCAAGTCAGTACCTCTGAAATCGAAAATGCACTCACGAAACTTCAAGATAAGTCTGAGCGTCTGGTTTCTTCTATCGAACATACCAAACGCAACTGTAACGATACTCGTGAGCAAGTCGACCAAGCGGTAACGATGCTAGAAACACTGGATCAACAGATTGAGACTATCAGCGGCTTCAATGCTGAGATCTCGACCTCTTCAAGTGAGCAAAATACCGTTATTCAGAGCGTGAATGAGAACATTCACCGTATCAATGACTTGGTGATGGCTTTGAACGAACTGAGTGACAAGCAAGTCACTGAATCTGCGGACATCATGCTGCTTAACGAGCGTGTTGAAGGTCTAATTGGCCGCTTCAAAGTGTAA
- a CDS encoding DUF3612 domain-containing protein has product MTVSKSLIRQSHFLGTKVRNLRKRNHLTMEDLSTRCVRINPECAPSVSYLSMIERGKRVPSVDMLEVIAEVFQKQPSWFLDNEPEPDDITPLKGNRGGISGMALEPSFLFSNDILQIAIPEMLSQTGITGRQFAHLLIRAHQESLQNHFPDLERAAEEIGHKRLNLSVDDLIDFASQLGLSVQWVSRTPKDVVDELGINAKQLVTSFFEPPSTIYLNEILKAYPTRLKYDLAVYIGHRVLHSAEGLKSVLSVGHNNNWEDLGASNSSALNSQDILMAWRDFESSFFAGALLCPKVPFRQLLDRCGYEIDAHQRAGVSPSVAMRRMTVVSPYPHWHYFDAYGPGKLKAVYRGNGIPLPWGNMRMVNDPCQHWAVFRRLSEPQLGTSAQISILDVGGDPRIYCCESINMTDPAGNNRVLCAGIDLNPAIDAQGGQALDIAQELKALCVQQGGSAAIPSSIRSNLRTIAKILNINWIERGIESDARLICERGATCPRVPCCHKKS; this is encoded by the coding sequence ATGACCGTATCGAAAAGCCTGATCCGTCAATCTCACTTTCTAGGCACTAAGGTGAGGAATTTACGCAAGCGTAACCACCTGACAATGGAAGACCTGTCAACACGTTGCGTGCGCATCAACCCTGAGTGCGCGCCATCGGTCTCCTACCTGTCGATGATTGAAAGAGGCAAACGGGTACCCAGTGTGGATATGCTGGAGGTCATTGCTGAAGTGTTCCAAAAACAACCTTCCTGGTTTCTAGATAACGAGCCAGAACCAGACGACATTACGCCTCTGAAAGGCAATCGAGGTGGAATAAGCGGGATGGCATTGGAGCCTAGCTTCCTGTTCTCCAATGATATTTTACAGATAGCAATACCTGAGATGTTATCGCAAACTGGCATTACTGGACGACAATTTGCTCACCTTTTGATTCGTGCTCACCAAGAAAGCCTGCAAAACCATTTCCCTGATTTGGAACGCGCCGCTGAAGAGATAGGTCACAAAAGATTAAACCTCTCCGTTGACGATCTGATCGACTTTGCCAGCCAACTTGGACTCAGTGTGCAATGGGTGAGTCGCACTCCCAAAGATGTTGTGGACGAATTAGGTATTAATGCGAAACAACTCGTGACCTCCTTCTTTGAACCCCCTAGTACCATCTATCTCAACGAGATCCTTAAAGCGTATCCAACCCGCCTCAAGTACGACTTAGCGGTCTATATTGGTCATCGTGTATTGCACAGCGCGGAAGGTTTGAAAAGCGTACTCAGTGTCGGGCATAACAATAACTGGGAAGACTTAGGCGCAAGCAACAGCTCAGCCCTCAATTCACAAGATATTTTAATGGCGTGGCGTGATTTTGAATCAAGCTTTTTCGCAGGCGCTTTGCTCTGCCCTAAAGTACCCTTTCGACAACTGCTTGATCGCTGCGGCTATGAAATTGATGCTCACCAACGGGCAGGGGTTTCTCCATCGGTAGCCATGCGTAGGATGACCGTCGTATCACCTTATCCACATTGGCACTACTTCGACGCCTATGGTCCGGGAAAATTAAAAGCTGTATATCGTGGTAATGGCATACCGCTACCTTGGGGTAACATGCGTATGGTTAACGATCCTTGCCAGCATTGGGCGGTATTTCGACGTCTTTCTGAACCACAACTTGGCACATCAGCGCAAATTTCAATACTCGATGTCGGTGGAGATCCACGAATTTACTGCTGTGAATCCATCAATATGACCGACCCTGCGGGTAACAACCGCGTTCTGTGTGCAGGCATTGATCTTAATCCCGCCATTGATGCACAAGGGGGACAAGCGCTGGATATTGCTCAAGAGTTGAAAGCACTTTGTGTTCAGCAAGGAGGCAGTGCGGCTATTCCTAGTTCGATTCGTAGTAACTTGCGAACCATTGCGAAGATATTAAACATTAACTGGATCGAGCGAGGAATTGAATCTGACGCTAGATTAATCTGCGAGCGCGGCGCGACCTGCCCGAGAGTACCTTGTTGTCATAAAAAAAGTTGA